A stretch of the Aphis gossypii isolate Hap1 chromosome 2, ASM2018417v2, whole genome shotgun sequence genome encodes the following:
- the LOC114124931 gene encoding uncharacterized protein LOC114124931, which produces MTNPRSSNTNVYQGGGHFEFSSEKNWGVEQEDFRIFDSIDMTHLAASIASIPFNIQHDIPVELFTTEQLEEFEVESSLALSRHTSQCNSKLLSIKTVLQTSTENSQAPADTNKLFLSNSEVSNVPFGCEIKSNIELEEILGNRKPLFNILQDEQKPVTSINNGETDSIIVESQKMSIKDDNTIEIINHNAGHWLDSMLDSDE; this is translated from the exons atgacCAATCCTCGTAGTTCGAATACTAACGTTTATcaag GTGGTggtcattttgaattttcttccGAAAAAAATTGGGGTGTAGAACAAGaagattttagaatatttgatTCTATTGATATGACACATCTAGCTGCAAGTATAGCTAGTATACCATTTAATATACAGCATGATATACCTGTTGAACTATTTACT acagAGCAATTAGAAGAATTTGAAGTAGAATCATCACTTGCTTTGAGCCGACATacat cgcaatgtaattcaaaattattaagtattaaaactgTCTTGCAAACTTCCACTGAAAATAGTCAAGCACCCGcagatacaaataaattgtttttaagtaattcaG aAGTTAGTAATGTTCCTTTTGGTTGTGagattaaatctaatatagaACTAGAAGAAATATTGGGAAATAGGAAACCTTTATTTAACATACTACAAGATGAACAAAAACCTGTTactagtataa ataatGGCGAAACTGACTCAATCATAGTTGAAAGTCAAAAAATGTCCATTAAAGATGATAATACAATTGAAATAATCAATCATAATGCAGGGCATTGGCTTGATTCAATGTTGGATAGTGAtgaatag